The Halobacterium litoreum genome includes a region encoding these proteins:
- a CDS encoding DUF7504 family protein — protein MSDEGTTATTGRVADADGGSTLVVGADGHEAACRTLAGSEDAGTQRIRVTGRGPTTGAVDATDLYDAGVYDDLDLAAAGTAVTDVLDTVEAAAAEAVERFVVCVDGLPEPTDSEDRERLLRFLHAVTRRVANAGGECHVHVPAERDDAFATTVAPLFDDVVDARDAASPST, from the coding sequence ATGAGCGACGAGGGAACCACAGCGACGACCGGCCGAGTCGCAGATGCCGACGGCGGGTCGACGCTCGTCGTCGGCGCCGACGGCCACGAGGCGGCGTGCCGGACGCTCGCCGGCAGCGAAGACGCCGGCACCCAGCGCATCCGCGTGACCGGCCGCGGGCCGACGACGGGCGCGGTCGACGCCACCGACCTCTACGACGCCGGCGTCTACGACGACCTCGACCTCGCGGCGGCCGGGACGGCGGTCACGGACGTCCTCGATACGGTCGAAGCGGCTGCGGCCGAGGCCGTCGAACGGTTCGTCGTCTGCGTCGACGGCCTCCCAGAACCAACCGACAGCGAGGACCGCGAGCGCTTGCTCCGGTTCCTGCACGCGGTCACGCGGCGCGTCGCGAACGCGGGCGGCGAGTGTCACGTCCACGTGCCGGCCGAGCGCGACGACGCGTTCGCGACGACGGTCGCGCCGCTGTTCGACGACGTGGTGGACGCGCGGGACGCGGCGTCCCCGAGCACGTAG
- the paaC gene encoding 1,2-phenylacetyl-CoA epoxidase subunit PaaC has translation MEPAEAQLLRLADDEFVLAERYTEWQIYAPTPEADLALANIAQDEFGHARLWYDLLQEEFGYAEADLVWERDPADFVHSTLVELETPDGDWADTVVRGYLYDVAERLRMDALAESSYDPIADRVAKVQGEEGYHREHAQSWLDRLSGSGESHERTQAAIDRLFPYALTLFDETEHEDSIVESGVRTRSLSDLRSDWLDEVVPYLESLDFVVPDPEDADRPDATGRDGTHTQDWFDLHEEFTATYRELDFDRPAELRGENA, from the coding sequence ATGGAGCCCGCGGAAGCCCAACTCCTGCGGCTGGCGGACGACGAGTTCGTGCTCGCCGAGCGGTACACGGAGTGGCAGATTTACGCGCCGACGCCGGAGGCCGACCTCGCGCTCGCGAACATCGCCCAGGACGAGTTCGGGCACGCCCGACTCTGGTACGACCTCCTGCAGGAGGAGTTCGGTTACGCCGAGGCGGACTTGGTGTGGGAGCGCGACCCCGCCGATTTCGTCCACAGCACGCTCGTGGAACTGGAGACGCCGGACGGCGACTGGGCTGACACCGTGGTCCGCGGCTACCTCTACGACGTGGCCGAGCGCCTGCGGATGGACGCGCTCGCCGAGTCGTCGTACGACCCCATCGCCGACCGCGTGGCGAAGGTGCAGGGCGAAGAGGGGTACCACCGCGAGCACGCGCAGTCGTGGCTCGACCGGCTCTCCGGGTCGGGGGAGTCCCACGAACGAACGCAGGCCGCAATCGACCGGCTGTTCCCGTACGCGCTCACGTTGTTCGATGAAACTGAACACGAAGACAGTATCGTCGAATCTGGCGTTCGGACGCGGTCGCTGAGCGACCTGCGTTCGGATTGGCTGGACGAGGTCGTGCCGTATCTGGAGTCCCTCGACTTCGTGGTGCCGGACCCCGAGGACGCCGACCGGCCGGACGCCACTGGCCGGGACGGCACGCACACCCAGGACTGGTTCGACCTCCACGAGGAGTTCACGGCGACGTACCGCGAACTCGACTTCGACCGGCCGGCCGAGTTGCGGGGTGAGAACGCGTGA
- a CDS encoding M24 family metallopeptidase — protein sequence MSAFEDRTRRCQKRLRERDAASVVLFPSPNLYYLGGFHEEPAERHLFLFVPASGDPAFVAPELYGEQLREATWVGDVRLWADGDDPTDLVAETAADLDMNEGELLVDPTMWARFTQDLRAAIPDAEWGLADEVLGPLRVRKDDAELDALRRAGEAADAAMDDVRALGEDAVGMTEAELAEYVADRLAARGGDGTSFETIVGSGPNGAKPHHHRSDREIERGDPVVCDFGTVVDRYPSDQTRTVVFAGDPPEGFGEVHEVVREAQQAAVEAVEPGVTAGEVDRAARSVIESAGYGEEFVHRTGHGVGLDVHEEPYIVEGSERELEPGMVFSVEPGVYLSGEFGVRTEDLVAVTEDGCERLNDTDRGWRA from the coding sequence ATGAGCGCGTTCGAGGACCGAACGAGGCGGTGCCAAAAGCGACTGCGGGAGCGGGACGCGGCGAGCGTGGTGTTGTTCCCGAGCCCGAACCTCTACTACCTCGGTGGCTTCCACGAGGAGCCCGCCGAGCGCCACCTGTTCCTGTTCGTGCCGGCGTCCGGCGACCCGGCGTTCGTCGCGCCGGAACTGTACGGCGAGCAACTGCGCGAGGCGACGTGGGTCGGGGACGTTCGCCTGTGGGCGGACGGCGACGACCCGACCGACCTCGTCGCCGAGACCGCCGCCGACCTCGACATGAACGAGGGCGAACTGCTCGTGGACCCGACGATGTGGGCGCGGTTCACGCAGGACCTCCGGGCAGCCATCCCGGACGCGGAGTGGGGGCTGGCCGACGAGGTCCTGGGGCCGCTGCGCGTCCGGAAGGACGACGCGGAACTGGACGCGCTCCGGCGCGCGGGCGAGGCGGCGGACGCCGCGATGGACGACGTTCGCGCGCTCGGCGAGGACGCGGTCGGGATGACGGAGGCCGAACTCGCGGAGTACGTCGCGGACCGCCTCGCGGCCCGCGGCGGCGACGGCACCTCCTTCGAGACAATCGTAGGGAGCGGGCCGAACGGCGCGAAACCCCACCACCACCGGTCGGACCGCGAAATCGAGCGCGGCGACCCCGTGGTGTGTGACTTCGGCACCGTCGTCGACCGCTACCCGAGCGACCAGACCCGGACCGTCGTGTTCGCTGGCGACCCGCCCGAGGGCTTCGGCGAGGTCCACGAAGTCGTCCGCGAAGCCCAGCAGGCCGCCGTCGAGGCGGTCGAACCGGGCGTCACCGCGGGCGAGGTCGACCGCGCCGCGCGCTCGGTCATCGAGAGCGCGGGCTACGGCGAGGAGTTCGTTCACCGGACGGGCCACGGCGTCGGTCTCGACGTCCACGAGGAGCCCTACATCGTCGAAGGGAGCGAGCGGGAACTCGAACCGGGGATGGTGTTCTCCGTGGAACCCGGCGTCTACCTGTCGGGCGAGTTCGGCGTGCGAACCGAGGACCTCGTCGCCGTCACCGAGGACGGCTGCGAGCGCCTGAACGACACCGACCGCGGCTGGCGGGCGTAG
- a CDS encoding MATE family efflux transporter, whose protein sequence is MVPNPFSWLLRAIGVALARAGLLSEQRARRTSELAWPRIVTGVARMSKSAADVAMVGVVLGSSAIAGVGYAGPFWGAAFSLGGGLAAGTIALVSQRFGAEAYGELGQAIRSSAALVVAVTVPVAVLFYLFPVELIGLLTDDPQAVTYGSDYLRVLSFGVPLAGLNLIGSRALIGADDAYTAMLLRAGGAVVNVGLNAVFIFALGMGVVGAALGTVVSNVVVVAAFAVGMTRGRLPVVGAFPLTVSPFGSYWNRAECRDIVEIGLPVVGRNSVWTAARFPLLAFVAMFGSPVAAAYVVTRRVFGIMNAPGWGFGLAASSLVGQELGKDDESTAESYGREIVRFSVATYVLAAALVAVFARDIVVLFVESPTEPSVPIAVDMVYAAAAAVIPQGVNAAAAGALDATGDTRWPFYGRVVGMFAGAIPLVYLGATTDLGLLGIYLSFFAESIVPGAVSYYRFTTGKWKAISRGYRPDAAADD, encoded by the coding sequence GTGGTCCCGAACCCGTTCAGTTGGCTGTTGCGCGCCATCGGCGTGGCCCTGGCCCGCGCCGGCCTGCTCTCCGAGCAGCGCGCGCGCCGCACCTCGGAGTTGGCGTGGCCGCGCATCGTCACCGGCGTCGCGCGCATGTCCAAGAGCGCCGCCGACGTGGCGATGGTCGGCGTCGTCCTCGGCAGTTCCGCCATCGCGGGCGTCGGGTACGCCGGCCCGTTCTGGGGGGCGGCGTTCAGCCTCGGCGGCGGTCTCGCGGCGGGCACCATCGCGCTCGTCTCCCAGCGCTTCGGCGCCGAGGCGTACGGCGAACTCGGGCAGGCGATTCGGTCGAGCGCCGCGCTCGTCGTCGCCGTCACCGTCCCCGTGGCGGTGCTGTTCTACCTGTTCCCCGTGGAACTCATCGGCCTGCTCACCGACGACCCGCAGGCCGTGACGTACGGCTCGGACTACCTGCGCGTCCTCTCGTTCGGCGTGCCGCTGGCGGGCCTGAACCTCATCGGGAGTCGCGCGCTCATCGGCGCGGACGACGCGTACACCGCGATGCTCCTGCGGGCGGGCGGCGCCGTCGTGAACGTCGGCCTGAACGCCGTGTTCATCTTCGCGCTCGGGATGGGCGTCGTCGGCGCGGCGCTCGGTACCGTCGTCAGCAACGTCGTCGTGGTGGCGGCGTTCGCCGTCGGGATGACGCGCGGGCGGCTGCCGGTCGTCGGCGCCTTCCCCCTCACCGTCTCGCCGTTCGGGAGTTACTGGAACCGCGCGGAGTGCCGAGACATCGTGGAAATCGGCCTGCCGGTAGTCGGTCGGAACTCCGTGTGGACGGCGGCGCGATTCCCGCTGCTCGCGTTCGTCGCGATGTTCGGGTCGCCCGTCGCCGCGGCGTACGTCGTCACGCGCCGCGTGTTCGGCATCATGAACGCGCCCGGCTGGGGGTTCGGGCTGGCGGCGTCGAGCCTCGTCGGGCAGGAACTCGGGAAAGACGACGAGTCGACGGCGGAGTCCTACGGCCGCGAAATCGTGCGCTTCTCGGTGGCGACGTACGTGCTCGCGGCGGCGCTCGTGGCGGTGTTCGCGCGCGACATCGTCGTCCTGTTCGTCGAGTCGCCGACCGAACCGAGTGTCCCCATCGCCGTCGACATGGTGTACGCGGCCGCCGCCGCCGTGATACCCCAGGGCGTGAACGCCGCCGCGGCGGGCGCGCTCGACGCCACCGGCGACACGCGGTGGCCGTTCTACGGGCGCGTCGTCGGGATGTTCGCGGGCGCCATCCCGCTGGTCTACCTCGGCGCGACGACGGACCTCGGCCTGCTCGGCATCTACCTCTCCTTTTTCGCGGAGTCCATCGTGCCGGGCGCCGTCAGTTACTACCGGTTCACCACCGGGAAGTGGAAGGCCATCAGTCGGGGCTACCGGCCGGACGCGGCGGCCGACGACTGA
- the paaD gene encoding 1,2-phenylacetyl-CoA epoxidase subunit PaaD: MTGSGSEACAYTDYEDGEVPEEYPKTGTDATGTEAEIWDALREIEDPEMPVSIVDLGLIYDVAVDGEDAHVEMTLTYTGCPAKDVLTNDVRCAAMTASGVLDADVTIRYSPPWSVEMVTESGKEQLREFGLSV, from the coding sequence ATGACCGGGTCCGGCTCCGAGGCCTGCGCGTACACCGACTACGAGGACGGCGAGGTGCCCGAGGAGTACCCGAAGACCGGCACGGACGCGACCGGCACGGAGGCCGAAATCTGGGACGCGCTCCGCGAGATCGAAGACCCCGAGATGCCCGTCTCAATCGTCGACCTCGGCCTGATTTACGACGTGGCCGTGGACGGCGAGGACGCCCACGTGGAGATGACGCTGACGTACACCGGCTGTCCCGCGAAGGACGTGCTCACCAACGACGTGCGCTGTGCGGCGATGACGGCGTCCGGGGTTCTGGACGCCGACGTGACGATTCGGTACTCGCCGCCGTGGTCCGTCGAGATGGTGACCGAATCGGGCAAGGAGCAACTCCGCGAGTTCGGGTTGAGCGTATGA
- a CDS encoding ribonuclease H-like domain-containing protein, producing MRVENSFIPAPGVGETTERRLWANGVTHWDDFDGSGPGVGDATAENIYSFIADARTALDDGDTAFFGQALPNNELWRLYENVADDVAFFDIETTGLDKRSSVVTTVSVHRGGETTTLVRGDDLTSENLADLLDASMVVSFNGKRFDQPFVEHNFDCSVDAPHLDLMYLCKRLDLSGGLKQIETDLGIDRDGMDVDGREAVRLWHRYEDGDEAALDRLVEYNRYDTQNLQTLLDTVTGRLHEELFEPHV from the coding sequence ATGCGCGTCGAGAACTCCTTCATCCCCGCGCCCGGCGTCGGCGAGACGACCGAGCGCCGCCTCTGGGCGAACGGCGTCACGCACTGGGACGACTTCGACGGGAGCGGTCCCGGCGTCGGGGACGCCACCGCCGAGAACATCTACTCCTTCATCGCGGACGCGCGGACCGCGCTGGACGACGGCGACACGGCGTTCTTCGGGCAGGCGCTCCCGAACAACGAACTCTGGCGGCTCTACGAGAACGTCGCCGACGACGTGGCCTTTTTCGACATCGAGACGACGGGCCTCGACAAGCGTTCGAGCGTCGTGACGACGGTGAGCGTCCACCGCGGCGGCGAGACGACGACGCTCGTGCGCGGCGACGACCTGACGAGCGAGAACCTCGCGGACCTGCTCGATGCCTCGATGGTGGTGTCGTTCAACGGGAAGCGCTTCGACCAGCCGTTCGTGGAGCACAACTTCGACTGCTCGGTCGACGCCCCGCACCTCGATTTGATGTACCTCTGCAAGCGCCTCGACCTCTCGGGCGGCCTCAAGCAGATAGAGACGGACCTCGGCATCGACCGCGACGGGATGGACGTGGACGGCCGGGAGGCCGTCCGGCTCTGGCACCGCTACGAGGACGGCGACGAGGCCGCCCTCGACCGCCTCGTGGAGTACAACCGCTACGACACGCAGAACCTCCAGACGCTACTGGACACGGTGACGGGTCGCCTCCACGAGGAACTGTTCGAGCCGCACGTCTGA
- a CDS encoding DUF5789 family protein, giving the protein MAARPPTDSGDRRDPDVFGIAAVDEHLADADLSFPATPEDVVDATGDPEVLCAPNGHGVALSSVLERTGRRRFDSRQDLLDELHEAFEQERRDGVGIVAWLRSLVGA; this is encoded by the coding sequence ATGGCAGCGCGTCCACCGACGGACAGCGGCGACCGACGCGACCCCGACGTGTTCGGCATCGCGGCCGTCGACGAACACCTCGCGGACGCCGACCTCTCGTTCCCGGCGACGCCCGAGGACGTGGTCGACGCGACGGGCGACCCCGAAGTCCTCTGTGCCCCGAACGGCCACGGCGTGGCGCTGTCGAGCGTCCTCGAACGGACGGGTCGCCGGCGTTTCGACTCCCGGCAGGACCTGCTGGACGAACTCCACGAGGCCTTCGAGCAGGAGCGCCGCGACGGCGTCGGCATCGTCGCCTGGCTTCGTTCGCTAGTCGGCGCGTGA
- the thiC gene encoding phosphomethylpyrimidine synthase ThiC, whose protein sequence is MPTQLQHARDGTVTAEMERVAEREHRDPEFVRRQVADGQAVIPANRAHDALDPMIIGREFATKVNANIGNSDTTSGVEDELEKLHTAVHYGADTVMDLSTGDDLDAIREANVERSPVPIGTVPIYEAVTRVDDVADITPELLLDVIEKQAAQGVDYMTIHAGVLAEHLPLTDGRTTGIVSRGGSILAQWMEAHGEQNPLYARFADICDIFREHDVTFSLGDGLRPGSLADAGDAAQFAELDTLGELTRTAWDEGVQVMVEGPGHVPLDEVAENVERQQEVCDGAPFYLLGPLVTDVAPGYDHITSAIGAAEAARHGAAMLCYVTPKEHLGLPDAEDVRDGMAAYRIAAHSGDVAAGRPGARDWDDALSEARYDFDWERQFSLALDPERAREFHDQTLPGDNYKDARFCSMCGVEFCSMRIDQDTRDADGEMETIEGDTDLSTSPAAEVNRPPTGTHDAEPVADAAGTDTAETDDD, encoded by the coding sequence ATGCCGACGCAGTTACAGCACGCCCGCGACGGAACCGTCACCGCTGAGATGGAGCGCGTCGCCGAACGCGAACACCGCGACCCCGAGTTCGTCCGCCGGCAGGTCGCCGACGGGCAGGCCGTGATTCCCGCGAACCGCGCCCACGACGCCCTCGACCCGATGATTATCGGTCGGGAGTTCGCCACCAAGGTCAACGCCAACATCGGCAACAGCGACACCACCAGCGGCGTCGAGGACGAACTCGAGAAACTCCACACCGCCGTCCACTACGGCGCGGACACCGTGATGGACCTCTCGACGGGCGACGACCTGGACGCGATTCGCGAGGCGAACGTCGAGCGCTCCCCGGTCCCAATCGGCACCGTCCCCATCTACGAGGCCGTCACGCGCGTCGACGACGTGGCCGACATCACGCCCGAACTCCTACTCGACGTCATCGAGAAACAGGCCGCACAGGGCGTCGACTACATGACGATTCACGCCGGCGTGCTCGCCGAACACCTCCCGCTCACCGACGGCCGCACCACCGGCATCGTCTCCCGCGGCGGGTCGATTCTCGCGCAGTGGATGGAAGCACACGGCGAACAGAACCCACTCTACGCGCGCTTCGCGGACATCTGTGACATCTTCCGCGAGCACGACGTGACGTTCAGCCTCGGCGACGGCCTCCGTCCGGGGTCGCTCGCGGACGCCGGCGACGCCGCCCAGTTCGCGGAACTCGACACGCTCGGCGAACTCACGCGCACCGCGTGGGACGAGGGCGTGCAGGTGATGGTCGAGGGCCCCGGCCACGTCCCTCTCGACGAAGTCGCGGAGAACGTCGAGCGCCAGCAGGAGGTCTGTGACGGCGCCCCGTTCTACCTGCTCGGCCCGCTCGTCACGGACGTGGCGCCGGGCTACGACCACATCACGAGCGCCATCGGCGCCGCCGAGGCCGCGCGCCACGGCGCCGCGATGCTCTGTTACGTCACCCCCAAAGAGCACCTCGGCCTCCCCGACGCCGAGGACGTGCGCGACGGCATGGCCGCCTACCGCATCGCCGCGCACTCGGGTGACGTGGCCGCAGGGCGTCCCGGCGCACGGGACTGGGACGACGCGCTCTCGGAGGCGCGCTACGACTTCGACTGGGAGCGCCAGTTCTCGCTCGCGCTCGACCCCGAGCGCGCCCGCGAGTTCCACGACCAGACGCTCCCCGGGGACAACTACAAGGACGCGCGCTTCTGCTCGATGTGCGGCGTGGAGTTCTGTTCGATGCGCATCGACCAAGACACGCGCGACGCCGACGGCGAGATGGAGACAATCGAGGGCGACACGGACCTCTCGACGTCGCCCGCAGCGGAAGTGAACCGCCCGCCGACGGGCACCCACGACGCCGAACCCGTCGCGGACGCCGCCGGGACAGATACCGCGGAGACGGACGACGACTGA
- the paaE gene encoding 1,2-phenylacetyl-CoA epoxidase subunit PaaE, which translates to MTGVDPSTTTSGESGVECPYCGSTETERDHPKGPGLCRSMHYCNDCDQPFERFG; encoded by the coding sequence ATGACCGGCGTCGACCCGAGCACCACCACGTCGGGCGAGTCGGGCGTCGAGTGTCCGTACTGCGGTTCGACTGAGACCGAACGCGACCACCCGAAGGGGCCGGGGCTCTGTCGGTCGATGCACTACTGCAACGACTGCGACCAGCCCTTCGAGCGGTTCGGCTGA
- a CDS encoding EthD family reductase: protein MVKMVQLLVKRDDYTHEEFVQRWRGEHAAMAKDLPNLRKYVTAVPNDPERSSHDGVVELYFEDMGALAEAFDSEIGEAVQADAAEFADMDAGETLYVEEQVEFEA from the coding sequence ATGGTCAAGATGGTCCAACTGCTCGTGAAGCGAGACGACTACACCCACGAGGAGTTCGTACAGCGCTGGCGCGGCGAGCACGCGGCGATGGCGAAAGACCTGCCGAACCTCCGGAAGTACGTGACCGCCGTCCCGAACGACCCCGAGCGGTCGAGCCACGACGGCGTCGTGGAACTGTACTTCGAGGACATGGGCGCGCTCGCCGAGGCGTTCGACTCGGAAATCGGCGAGGCGGTGCAGGCGGACGCCGCGGAGTTCGCGGACATGGACGCGGGCGAGACGCTGTACGTCGAGGAGCAGGTGGAGTTCGAGGCCTAG
- a CDS encoding phosphoglycolate phosphatase has protein sequence MTAPLAVDIDGTLSRADRSIDSRVMDVLREWDAPVVIATGKALPYPIALCQFVGVEERVIAENGGVAYVDDELFYFGDRAAADEVAREFEARGHDLGWGDSDLVNRWRETELAVSRERPLDVLTELAEDAGLGVVDTGFAYHVKSDGMSKGAALSTVAAELDFEPEEFVAVGDSANDVELFEAAGQSFAVANADDAAKAAADTVVEASHADGFLAAVERATD, from the coding sequence ATGACCGCGCCGCTCGCCGTCGACATCGACGGCACGCTGAGTCGCGCCGACCGCTCCATCGACAGCCGCGTCATGGACGTGCTCCGCGAGTGGGACGCGCCCGTCGTCATCGCGACCGGGAAGGCGCTCCCGTACCCCATCGCGCTCTGCCAGTTCGTGGGCGTCGAGGAGCGCGTCATCGCGGAGAACGGCGGCGTCGCGTACGTCGACGACGAACTGTTCTACTTCGGCGACCGCGCGGCCGCCGACGAGGTCGCCCGCGAGTTCGAAGCGCGCGGCCACGACCTCGGATGGGGCGACTCTGACCTCGTGAACCGCTGGCGGGAGACCGAACTCGCCGTGAGCCGCGAGCGCCCGCTGGACGTGCTCACCGAACTCGCGGAGGACGCCGGGCTCGGCGTCGTCGACACCGGGTTCGCGTACCACGTCAAGAGCGACGGGATGAGCAAGGGCGCGGCGCTCTCCACGGTCGCCGCCGAACTCGACTTCGAGCCCGAGGAGTTCGTGGCGGTCGGCGACTCCGCGAACGACGTGGAACTGTTCGAGGCCGCCGGGCAGTCGTTCGCCGTGGCGAACGCCGACGACGCCGCGAAGGCCGCCGCCGACACCGTCGTCGAAGCGTCCCACGCGGACGGCTTCCTCGCGGCCGTCGAGCGCGCGACCGACTGA
- the paaB gene encoding 1,2-phenylacetyl-CoA epoxidase subunit PaaB: protein MIWEVFRQEEAGDRHTHCGNVHAPDREMALMFAQVQHGRRMQTNSLWVAPKDEIGEVDADEAEFGGTTDKAYRWAITYNNIDASFAEEVAESEAEQEEAAQKRGDV from the coding sequence ATGATTTGGGAAGTGTTCCGACAGGAGGAGGCGGGGGACCGACACACGCACTGCGGGAACGTCCACGCGCCGGACCGCGAGATGGCGCTCATGTTCGCGCAGGTCCAGCACGGCCGCCGGATGCAGACGAACTCGCTGTGGGTCGCGCCGAAGGACGAAATCGGCGAGGTGGACGCCGACGAGGCGGAGTTCGGCGGCACCACGGACAAGGCCTACCGGTGGGCGATTACGTACAACAACATCGACGCGAGTTTCGCCGAGGAGGTCGCCGAGAGCGAGGCCGAACAGGAGGAGGCCGCACAGAAGCGGGGTGACGTCTGA
- a CDS encoding helix-turn-helix domain-containing protein gives MSVIAEFTLSHPGLPMMDALEGTGVEFDVEHAAASDPDRPVLFLWATGGDFDRFEANCEDDDTVADLSVVEDTGDRRLYRVQVSAATDLALYPLDDRLEASRLGVTSGEEGLHVRMRFPDRESLSAFRPQLEAKGVDATLRRVYGENDPDFGGEHGLSPKQREALETAVEAGFFEVPRDATLSDVADELGVSTQAASERLRRGVSTFVRTNFD, from the coding sequence ATGAGCGTCATCGCCGAGTTCACACTCAGCCACCCGGGTCTCCCGATGATGGACGCCCTCGAGGGCACCGGCGTCGAGTTCGACGTCGAGCACGCGGCCGCCTCGGACCCGGACCGACCCGTGTTGTTCCTGTGGGCGACCGGCGGTGACTTCGACCGGTTCGAAGCCAACTGCGAGGACGACGACACCGTCGCGGACCTCAGCGTCGTCGAGGACACCGGCGACAGGCGGCTCTACCGCGTCCAAGTGAGCGCCGCCACGGACCTCGCGCTGTACCCGCTTGACGACCGCCTCGAGGCCTCCCGGCTCGGCGTCACCTCCGGCGAGGAAGGACTGCACGTCCGGATGCGGTTCCCCGACCGCGAGAGCCTCTCGGCGTTCCGCCCGCAACTCGAAGCGAAGGGCGTGGACGCGACGCTCCGGCGCGTCTACGGCGAGAACGACCCGGACTTCGGCGGCGAACACGGCCTCTCGCCGAAGCAACGCGAAGCCCTCGAGACCGCCGTCGAAGCCGGGTTCTTCGAGGTGCCGCGGGACGCCACGCTCTCGGACGTCGCCGACGAACTCGGCGTCTCCACGCAGGCCGCCAGCGAGCGCCTCCGCCGCGGCGTCTCGACGTTCGTGCGGACGAACTTCGACTAG
- a CDS encoding zinc-ribbon domain-containing protein — protein sequence MAYCPNCGDEVDGGAAFCASCGASVDGEPATGEQTANEPSPGGDSGSDRQRTADRERPTGDGSTPLGLGLVAGVLAFAAGYAVTWVQKSGEASETLGQLSSLGSSPETWQAVGWVFMAMHNVALEATRSGAGQSASQTFGADAVQEQWLLLVPVVALVFAGYYVAKSTGPRQSSAKAGASVVLGYFVCAIAIAFLSTWTFSTSTFGQTVSLSIGPKLIEAAAIAGVGYPVVLGAVGGVLADS from the coding sequence ATGGCGTACTGTCCGAACTGCGGGGACGAAGTCGACGGGGGAGCCGCGTTCTGCGCGTCCTGTGGCGCGTCAGTCGACGGCGAACCGGCTACGGGGGAACAGACCGCGAACGAACCGAGTCCGGGGGGCGACTCGGGGTCCGACCGACAACGGACGGCCGACCGCGAGCGACCCACCGGCGACGGATCGACGCCACTCGGCCTCGGACTCGTCGCCGGCGTCCTCGCGTTCGCGGCGGGGTACGCCGTCACGTGGGTCCAGAAGTCGGGGGAGGCCTCGGAGACGCTCGGGCAACTGTCGAGTCTGGGGTCGTCGCCCGAGACGTGGCAGGCTGTCGGCTGGGTGTTCATGGCGATGCACAACGTCGCGCTGGAAGCCACGCGCTCCGGCGCCGGCCAGTCAGCGTCCCAGACGTTCGGTGCCGACGCAGTGCAGGAACAGTGGCTGTTGCTCGTGCCCGTGGTCGCGCTCGTGTTCGCGGGCTACTACGTCGCGAAATCCACGGGCCCGCGCCAGAGCAGTGCGAAAGCCGGTGCGTCGGTGGTGCTCGGCTACTTCGTCTGCGCCATCGCCATCGCGTTCCTGTCGACGTGGACCTTCTCGACGAGCACGTTCGGGCAGACTGTCAGCCTCAGCATCGGCCCGAAACTGATCGAAGCGGCGGCCATCGCGGGCGTCGGCTACCCCGTCGTGCTGGGGGCGGTCGGCGGCGTCCTCGCCGACTCCTGA